One segment of Primulina tabacum isolate GXHZ01 chromosome 6, ASM2559414v2, whole genome shotgun sequence DNA contains the following:
- the LOC142549960 gene encoding protein TIC 214-like gives MIFQSFLLGNLVSLCMKIINSVVVVGLYYGFLTTFSIGPSYLFLLRAQVMEEGTEKKVSATTGFITGQLMMFISIYYAPLHLALGRPHTITVLALPYLLFHFFCNNHKHFFDYGSTTRNSMRNFSIQCVFLNNLIFQLFNHFILPSSMLARLVNIYMFRCNNKTLFVTSSFVGWLIGHILFMKWLGLVLVWIRQNNSIRSNVLIRSNKYLVSELKNSMARIFSICLFITCVYYLGRIPSPILTKKLKETSKTEERVEKDGYLSFFSEKKEDPNKINEMKEIRVNAKEDELHFRFTETGYKGSSLSEGSYLKNINKNNENSRFEILDKKTENKDLFFFHKYLLILFFDLDRWNRPFRYIKKNQFDKSIRKEMSQYFFYICQSDGKEKISFTYPPSLSIFLKMIKKRVSPDLYKSWVYINKQRGKNLNNEFLNRIEALDRKYLSLNILETRTRLCNDESTKEYLSKGYDPFLNGSYRRTIHKSTLPSILKKISIDNLLNQFGINRIHGILLLDTSSLEVEQKMNRFAKKSLSTEIVDFLTFISKIDSEKKTKYLNYFNFVNKDANHQKIRRKSIKIKEIIKKVPRCTYKLITDLEQQSGEHQEDVPVDHQIRSRKAKRVVIFTGNKQETDPNTNKDINTPDQTDQVALMRYSQQSDFRRGIIKGSMRAQRRKIVIWKLFQANVHDPLFLNRMKKSPLFSFDISGFIKQIFKNWVGKRKVFKIVEYTEEQTKRKEKNEENKRKEKARVEIAEAWDATLFTQVIRGCMLVTQSIFRKYILFPLLIIAKNIGRIFLLQLPEWSEDLQDWNREIYVKCTYNGVPLSETEFPKNWLIDGIQIKILFPFCLKPWHKSKLRYSQNNLMKTKKEKDDFCFLTVWGIEAEFPFGSPRKRPSFFKPIFKEFKKQIGKLKNKHFLVRIVFKGKTKSLRKVSKETKKWIIISFIKKKIKKLSKVNPILLFQLREVYESSENKGEKDSIISNQKINKPVSKIGSTNWSNSPLTEKKMKDLTDRTSQIRNQTERIRKEKKKVTTRININNISPNKISYNAKRLAKWKILKRRNDRLISKLFPLFNFLIERIYTYMFLSIINIPRMNIELFLTSTKKIIEKFIYNNERKQENINEKNKNPIPFLSTIKKPLDSISKKNSHYFYDLSYMSQAYVFYKLSKIQVSNSSKLRSILQYQGIRFFLKPEIKDSCEIEEMFHSKLGVSSYKMNQWKGWLKGCNHYDLSQMRWSRLISEKWRNRVRHCRMTKKENLSKRHSYEKNELIDSKKQQKIEVYSLVNKSNKKDNFQKYHIYDLLLYKFLNYDYENKTECFFSIFPFQGNKNQEISYNTHKDTLFDMLKSIYINNFLGKVDILPMEKTADRKYFDWKIINFSLIQRVDVETWIAIDININQDTPIGTNNSQIINKKDLFYLIIPEINPTNSHKVFFDWMGMNEKMLKHPISNLELWFFPEFVLLYNAYKTKPWFIPSKLLLLNLNRNKKSSENKKINEKQKRSFLIPSTKNHRNQEQKESTSRRYLRSILSQEKDIEENYERSDMKKGKKQKQYKSNTEVELDLFLKRYLLFQLRWDDTLNQKMINNIKVYCLLLRLIDPRKIIISSIQKREMSLDIMLIQKSLTPTELMKKGVLIIDPIHLPGNDDGQLIMYQIIGISLFQKSKHQTNQKYQEQRYVSKNNFYEASSPHQRITETRHKAHLDLPVPENILSFRCRRKLRILICFNSKSRNGVDRNSVFWNEKNVKNSNQVSSDNKHLDRKKNKLIKLKLFLWPNYRLEDLACMNRSWFDTNNGSHFCILRIETPFFYIFRERELIYDLFEASTGMRMMHNFFRIGGVAADLPHGWIDKCLDFCNYFLTGVAEYQKLITRNPIFLERVEGVGIIGAEEALNWGLSGSMLRASGIQWDLRKVDRYECYDEFDWEVQWQKEGDSLARYLVRISEMTESIKIIQQALEGIPGGPYENLEIRRFDRIKNPEWNDFQYRFISKKPSPTFELSKQELYVRVEAPKGELGIFMIGDRSVFAWRWKIRPPGFINLQILPQLVKRMKLADIMTILGSIDIIMGEVDR, from the exons ATGATTTTTCAATCTTTTCTACTAGGTAATCTAGTATCCTTATGCATGAAGATAATCAATTCGGTCGTTGTGGTCGGACTCTATTATGGATTTCTGACCACATTCTCCATAGGGCCCTCTTATCTCTTCCTTCTCCGAGCTCAAGTTATGGAAGAAGGAACTGAGAAGAAGGTATCAGCAACAACTGGTTTTATTACGGGACAGCTCATGATGTTCATATCGATCTATTATGCGCCTCTGCATCTAGCATTGGGTAGACCTCATACAATAACTGTCCTAGCTCTACCATATCTTTTGTTTCATTTCTTCTGCAACAATCACAAACACTTTTTTGATTATGGATCTACTACCAGAAATTCAATGCGTAATTTCAGCATTCAATGTGTATTCTTGAATAATCTCATTTTTCAATTATTCAACCATTTCATTTTACCAAGTTCAATGTTAGCCAGATTAGTCAACATTTATATGTTTCGATGCAACAACAAGACGTTATTTGTAACAAGTAGTTTTGTTGGTTGGTTAATTGGTCACATTTTATTCATGAAATGGCTTGGATTGGTATTAGTCTGGATACGACAAAATAATTCTATTAGATCGAATGTACTTATTCGATCTAATAAGTACCTTGTATCAGAATTGAAAAATTCTATGGCTCGGATCTTTAGTATTTGCTTATTTATTACCTGTGTCTACTATTTAGGCAGAATACCGTCACCCATTCTTACTAAGAAACTGAAAGAAACCTCAAAAACGGAAGAAAGGGTGGAAA AAGATGGATATCTTTCctttttttctgaaaaaaagGAAGATCCGAACaaaataaatgaaatgaaaGAAATCAGAGTAAATGCAAAGGAAGATGAACTGCACTTTCGATTTACTGAGACAGGCTATAAAGGAAGCTCACTCTCTGAAGGTTCTTATttgaaaaatatcaataaaaataatgaaaattcaaGATTCGAAATACTTGataaaaaaacagaaaataaagatCTTTTTTTCTTTCACAAATATCTTTTGATTCTTTTTTTTGATTTGGATCGATGGAATCGACCATTTCGCTACATAAAAAAGAATCAATTTGACAAATCTATCAGAAAAGAAATgtcacaatattttttttacatatgcCAAAGTGatggaaaagaaaaaatatcttTTACATATCCCCCTAGTTTgtcaatttttttgaaaatgataaaaaaaagggTATCCCCTGACCTCTACAAGTCTTGGGTTTATATCAATAAACAAAGAGGGAAAAATTTAAACAACGAATTTCTAAATAGAATTGAAGCCTTAGATAGAAAATATCTTTCTTTGAATATACTCGAAACAAGGACTCGATTGTGTAACGATGAGTCTACAAAAGAATACTTATCCAAAGGGTATGATCCCTTTTTGAACGGATCATATCGGAGAACAATTCACAAAAGTACTTTACCAtcaattctaaaaaaaatttcgataGACAATTTATTAAATCAATTTGGGATAAACCGAATTCACGGTATCCTTCTTCTCGATACTTCTTCCCTAGAAGTTGAACAGAAAATGAATAGATTTGCTAAAAAATCATTATCAACAGAAATTGTTGATTTCTTAACTTTCATCAGTAAAATAGattcagaaaaaaaaacaaaatatttgaactattttaattttgtaaataaGGATGCTAATCATCAAAAAATTCGTagaaaatcaattaaaataaaagaaatcatTAAAAAAGTCCCTCGATGCACATACAAATTAATCACGGATTTGGAACAACAATCAGGAGAACATCAAGAAGACGTTCCAGTAGATCATCAAATTCGCTCAAGAAAAGCGAAACGTGTAGTAATTTTTACTGGTAACAAGCAAGAAACTGATCCTAATACTAATAAGGATATTAATACACCCGATCAAACAGACCAAGTAGCTTTGATGCGATATTCACAACAATCAGATTTCCGACGAGGTATAATCAAAGGTTCTATGCGGGCTCAAAGGCGTAAAATAGTAATTTGGAAATTGTTTCAAGCAAACGTGCATGACCCTCTTTTTTTGAACAGAATGAAAAAATCccctcttttttcttttgatatCTCCGGGTTTattaaacaaatttttaaaaattgggTAGGAAAAAGGAAAGTATTCAAAATTGTAGAGTATACAGAAGAGcaaacaaaaagaaaagaaaaaaacgaGGAGAACAAAAGAAAGGAGAAAGCACGAGTAGAGATAGCAGAGGCCTGGGATGCCACACTATTTACGCAAGTAATAAGAGGTTGCATGTTAGTAACTCaatccatttttagaaaatatattCTATTTCCTTTATTGATAATCGCGAAAAATATTGGACGTATATTCCTATTGCAACTTCCTGAATGGTCTGAGGATTTACAGGACTGGAATAGAGAGATATATGTTAAATGTACTTATAATGGTGTTCCATTATCAGAAACAGAATTTCCGAAAAATTGGTTGATAGACGGTATtcagataaaaatattatttccttTCTGTCTAAAACCTTGGCACAAATCGAAACTACGATACTCTCAGAACAATTTAATGAAaacgaaaaaagaaaaagatgatttttgttttttaacaGTTTGGGGAATAGAGGCTGAATTTCCTTTTGGTTCACCCCGAAAGCGGCCTTCCTTTTTTAAACCAATtttcaaggaattcaaaaaacaaattggaaaattaaaaaataagcaTTTTCTAGTTCGAATAGTTTTCAAAGGAAAAACAAAATCACTTCGAAAAGtttcaaaagaaacaaaaaaatggATTATCATcagttttataaaaaaaaaaataaaaaaactttcAAAAGTAAATCCAATTCTATTATTTCAATTAAGAGAAGTATATGAATCGAGTGAAAATAAAGGCGAAAAAGATTCCATAATCAGCAATCAAAAAATTAACAAACCCGTTAGTAAAATTGGATCTACCAATTGGTCAAATTCTCCATTGACAGAAAAAAAGATGAAGGATCTGACTGATAGAACAAGTCAAATTCGAAATCAAAcagaaagaattagaaaagagaagaaaaaagtcactacaagaataaatataaataatattagtcCTAACAAAATAAGTTATAATGCTAAAAGATTAGCAAAATggaaaatattaaaaagaagAAATGATCGATTAATCTCTAAATTATTCCCCCTTTTTAACTTCTTGATTGAAAGAATATACACATATATGTTTTTATCTATCATTAATATTCCCAGAATGAATATAGAACTTTTTCTTAcatcaacaaaaaaaattattgagaaattcatttacaataatgaaagaaagcaagaaaatattaatgaaaaaaataaaaatccaatTCCGTTTCTATCAACTATAAAAAAGCCACTTGATAGtattagtaaaaaaaattcacattatttttatgacttatcCTACATGTCACAAGCATATGTATTTTACAAATTATCAAAAATCCAAGTTAGTAACTCGTCTAAATTAAGATCTATTCTTCAATATCAAGGAATCCGTTTTTTTCTTAAGCCTGAAATAAAGGATTCTTGTGAAATAGAAGAGATGTTTCATTCGAAATTAGGAGTTTCGAGTTATAAAATGAATCAATGGAAAGGATGGTTGAAAGGCTGTAATCACTACGATTTATCTCAGATGAGATGGTCTAGATTAATATCAGAAAAGTGGCGAAATAGAGTTCGCCACTGTCGTATGACgaaaaaggaaaatttaagCAAACGGCATTCATATGAAAAAAACGAATTAATTGATtccaaaaaacaacaaaaaattgAAGTCTATTCATTAGTGAATAAATCGAATAAAAAagataattttcaaaaataccatATATATGAtcttttattatataaatttttaaattatgattatgaaaataaaaCAGAATGCTTTTTTTCTATATTTCCGTTTCAAGGAAATAAGAACCAAGAGATTTCTTATAACACACATAAAGACACCCTTTTTGATATGCTGAAGAGtatttatatcaataattttcTAGGAAAGGTAGATATTCTACCTATGGAAAAAACTGCggatagaaaatattttgattggaaAATTATCAATTTTTCTCTTATACAAAGGGTAGATGTTGAAACCTGGATCGCGATCGATATTAATATAAATCAAGATACTCCGATTGGTACTAATAATtctcaaataattaataaaaaagatCTTTTTTATCTTATTATTCCAGAAATCAATCCAACAAACTCCCACAAAGTCTTTTTTGATTGGATGGGAATGAATGAAAAAATGTTAAAGCATCCCATATCGAATCTTGAACTTTGGTTCTTCCCAGAATTTGTGTTACTTTATAATGCATATAAAACGAAACCTTGGTTTATACCAAGTAAATTACTTCTTTTAAATTTGAATAGAAATAAAAAAAGTAGTGAAAATAAAAAGATCAATGAAAAGCAAAAAAGAAGTTTTTTGATACCATCGACTAAAAATCATCGAAATCAGGAACAAAAAGAATCCACAAGCCGAAGATACCTTCGCTCTATTCTTTCACAAGAAAAAGACATTGAAGAAAATTATGAACGATCAGACATGAAAAAAGGGAAAAAGCAAAAACAATACAAAAGTAACACAGAAGTAGAACTAGATTTATTCCTGAAACGTTATTTGCTTTTTCAATTGAGATGGGACGATACTTTGAATCAAAAAATGATCAATAATATCAAGGTATATTGTCTCCTCCTTAGACTAATAGATCcaagaaaaattattatatcCTCAATTCAAAAGAGAGAAATGAGTTTGGATATAATGTTGATTCAGAAGAGTTTAACTCCTACAgaattgatgaaaaagggaGTATTGATTATAGACCCCATTCATTTGCCTGGAAACGACGATGGACAATTGATTATGTATCAAATCATAGGTATTTCCTTATTTCAAAAGAGTAAGCaccaaactaatcaaaaataCCAAGAACAAAGATATGTTTCTaagaataatttttatgaaGCTAGTTCACCACATCAAAGAATAACTGAAACTAGGCACAAAGCTCATTTAGATTTGCCTGTtcctgaaaatattttatcgTTTAGATGTCGTAGAAAATTGAGAATTCTGATTTGTTTCAATTCGAAGAGTAGGAATGGTGTAGATAGAAATTCAGTATTTTGGAACGAGAAGAATGTAAAAAACAGCAACCAAGTTTCGTCTGATAATAAACATCTGGatagaaagaaaaataaattaattaaattaaagctTTTTCTTTGGCCTAATTATCGATTAGAAGATTTAGCTTGTATGAATCGTTCTTGGTTTGATACCAATAATGGCAGTCATTTTTGTATATTAAGGATAGAGACTCCTTTCTTCTATATTTTTCGAGAACGAGAATTGATATATGACCTATTCGAAGCTTCCACCGGTATGCGCATGATGCATAATTTTTTTCGTATCGGAGGAGTAGCTGCTGATCTACCTCATGGCTGGATAGATAAATGTTTGGATTTTTGCAATTATTTTTTAACCGGGGTTGCTGAATATCAAAAGCTTATTACACGGAATCCTATTTTTTTAGAACGAGTTGAAGGCGTAGGCATTATTGGCGCAGAAGAAGCACTAAATTGGGGTTTATCAGGATCAATGCTACGAGCTTCCGGAATACAATGGGATCTTCGTAAAGTTGATCGTTATGAGTGTTACGATGAATTTGATTGGGAGGTTCAATGGCAAAAAGAAGGGGATTCATTAGCGCGGTATTTAGTACGAATCAGTGAAATGACAGAATCCATAAAAATTATTCAACAGGCCCTGGAAGGAATTCCAGGGGGACCCTATGAGAATTTAGAAATCCGACGCTTTGATAGAATAAAAAACCCTGAATGGAATGATTTTCAATATCGATTTATTAGTAAAAAACCTTCTCCAACCTTTGAATTGTCGAAACAAGAACTTTATGTAAGAGTTGAAGCACCAAAAGGCGAATTGGGAATTTTTATGATAGGAGATCGGAGTGTTTTTGCTTGGAGATGGAAAATTCGACCACCGGGTTTTATCAACTTGCAAATTCTTCCTCAGTTAGTTAAAAGAATgaaattggctgatattatgaCGATACTAGGTAGCATAGATATCATTATGGGAGAAGTTGATCGTTGA
- the LOC142548986 gene encoding ATP-dependent 6-phosphofructokinase 2-like → MAFTTSNSGAGADANNHLDETNLTIPNVKLQSLTHLTDYLPDLKSYPNPLDKSPFFHPISEFYITSTDVILRHIIHDLSGEFSSPGPHLAYHRAGPRKAIYFDPGQVRAAIVTCGGLCPGMNTVIRELVVGLWEQYGVREIYGIRAGYRGFYSYEPVPLNPKMVHGWHKKGGTVLETSRGGFDLHQIVNSIQDHGFNQLYIIGGDGTMLGMVSLFNEIKQRKLNIAVAGIPKTVDNDVGIIDRSFGFQTAVEMAQQAISAAHTEAESAVNGIGLVKLMGRSTGHIVLHATLSSRDVDCCLIPENDFYLEGKGGLFEFIESRLKNNGHAVLVVAEGAGQDVIPKTGDQSHVQEKDESGNPVFLDVGGWLKSELKNWWNRDHPKELITIKYIDPTYMIRAVPANATDNLYCTLLAHSAVHGAMAGYTGFVCGPINGNYGYIPVEEVAQAKNRVDIKNHKWAWVRSVTNQPDFLRCSDESGI, encoded by the exons ATGGCTTTCACAACAAGCAATTCCGGCGCCGGCGCCGACGCCAATAACCACCTGGATGAAACCAACTTGACAATCCCGAACGTCAAGCTTCAGAGCTTAACCCACCTCACTGACTACCTCCCGGACCTTAAATCCTACCCCAACCCGCTCGACAAGAGCCCCTTCTTCCACCCCATATCGGAATTCTACATCACCAGCACTGACGTCATCCTCCGCCACATCATTCACGATCTTTCCGGAGAGTTCTCATCTCCGGGACCCCACCTGGCGTACCACCGGGCCGGGCCTCGGAAGGCCATATACTTCGACCCGGGTCAGGTTCGGGCCGCCATTGTGACGTGCGGGGGGTTGTGCCCCGGCATGAATACGGTGATACGAGAGCTGGTGGTGGGGCTGTGGGAGCAATACGGTGTGCGCGAGATTTACGGCATAAGGGCCGGGTACCGAGGTTTTTATTCCTATGAGCCGGTGCCGTTGAATCCGAAGATGGTGCATGGTTGGCACAAGAAGGGTGGCACTGTTCTTGAGACTTCCAGGGGTGGGTTCGATCTTCACCAGATAGTGAATTCCATTCAAGACCATGGCTTTAACCAG CTTTACATAATTGGCGGAGATGGCACTATGCTAGGGATGGTCTcattatttaatgaaatcaaGCAACGGAAGCTAAACATCGCAGTAGCTGGAATTCCGAAAACAGTTGACAATGATGTTGGCATCATCGACAGATCCTTTGGTTTCCAAACTGCAGTGGAGATGGCACAGCAAGCTATCAGTGCAGCTCATACAGAGGCTGAGAGTGCCGTAAATGGCATTGGCTTAGTCAAGCTAATGGGACGCAGCACAGGACACATAGTCCTTCACGCAACCTTAAGTAGCCGTGACGTTGATTGCTGCTTGATCccagaaaatgatttttactTGGAAGGAAAAGGCGGACTGTTCGAATTTATTGAAAGCAGGCTGAAAAATAATGGGCACGCGGTTTTGGTTGTTGCTGAGGGTGCTGGACAGGATGTCATACCTAAAACTGGTGATCAATCCCATGTACAAGAGAAAGATGAATCTGGGAATCCGGTTTTCTTGGACGTAGGCGGCTGGTTGAAATCCGAGCTAAAAAATTGGTGGAATAGGGACCATCCAAAAGAGCTTATTACTATCAAGTACATAGATCCCACATATATGATAAGGGCTGTTCCTGCGAATGCCACAGATAATTTGTATTGTACACTTTTAGCACACTCAGCGGTTCACGGTGCCATGGCTGGATACACGGGGTTTGTCTGTGGTCCAATTAATGGGAATTACGGGTATATTCCGGTGGAGGAGGTGGCTCAAGCAAAGAATCGGGTggatattaaaaatcataagtgGGCTTGGGTTAGATCTGTCACCAACCAGCCTGACTTTTTAAGATGCTCTGATGAGAGTGGGATATGA